The following nucleotide sequence is from Hippopotamus amphibius kiboko isolate mHipAmp2 chromosome 11, mHipAmp2.hap2, whole genome shotgun sequence.
CAACAGCGAGTACACCTTCGCCGACGGGGTCTTCCGCCGCCGCCGCAAGCGCCTCGGCCACCGGGCAGCGGCCCCGGGCCCCGGGCTCCGGGCCGCGGAcgccgcgcccccgccgccctcgcccgccgccccggccccggccccggccccggcctcgCCCAGCGTGCGCTCGCCCGCCCGCCCGGAGGGGCGCGCCAGCCCGGCGGGCAGGTTCTCGGGCCCCTTCGCCATCGACAGCATCCTCAGCAAGCCCTTCCGCAGCCGCCGCTCCGCGGACGCGGGTCCCGGGGCGCGCCCGCCGTGGGGCGCGGGTCCCTGCCCGCCACCGCCCGCCTTCCCCGCGCTGCTCCCGGGCGCGCCCGCCGGGGCCCTGCTACCGCTGTGCGCGTTCGGCGCGGCTGAGCCGCCGGCGCTGGGCGCGCGCGGGGTCGAGGCGCCGCCCCTCCTGCTCGCGCCCCtggccgcccctgcccccgccaagCCTCTCCGGGGCCTGGCCGCCGGCGCGCACCTGTACTGCCCCGTGCGGCTGCCCGACGCCCTGCACGCGGCCTCGGCCCGCGCGCCCGGCCCGCACCTGCCCGGCCCGCCCGAGACGCTCCTAGCCTGAGCGCCGCGGAGCCGGCGGGGAACGCGGGCTCGGGGCCGTGCGCTTCCCACGCAGAGGACAGAGACCGTCAAAGGAACATTCCAGCAAAGGTGCCTTAGCGCTGATGCCTCCGGGCAGGAGCGTCTCGGCCCGGTGGTTTTCCTTCCTGGCCCAAGCCTGTCCCGGCCTCCCTGCGCAGAGAcgtcccctcccttcttcctgccGGGCTCCGCCttgttccttctgttttcctcGCACCTTCCGGTAATTTGTCCCTCAAAAAGCAAAACGAAAACACAAAAGCACATCAGGGAACCTTCCCCTGTGGTCCGTGATAGACTCCTGCGGGGGGTACCGGCCCCTCCGTGTGCGCGCGGCGCCCGCCTGCGGGTGCGGCGGAGTGGGAGAGGGGCCCGAGGAGCTTGTCCTCTCTCTGCTCTTGACCAATGTTTCACTGTgccaaaagatgaaaaatatatatattgttgggttttgtaattaaattatttatgtatttttgaaacCCGAGTTGAAAATGTTGCGGGCAACGGTTTTGGCTTTATTCGCGGCTGGGTGATCTCTTCGCTGTGGTCTCCTTGGGCCAAACGGCTTCTTCCAAGGACAAGTTCACGTTGTGTACGTGGGGTGCCAGGGCCACTGCCACGTGAGAGCGAGTGTGGTTACCTTTAATGTGATTTTGGTTGTGTCTGTGTCCATGTTCATGTGTGATTTTATGAAATCCAGGcataatgcttattttttaataaaactcaCAATTGACTTTAGCACTTTGTGGTCATAGGTTAGAGATGGAGAGTGTTTTACACCCCCACCAAATGGGTTCTGGTTTGACTCTTAAGAAACTCCCTGTGGAGTTCAAAATACTTTCCTGAATAATTCAGTAAAGGTAGAGGCTGCAGATTTCCTTACCTGACAGACCGCTGTTACAATCCTCCAGGATGGAACTTCCATCAGTGGGGTTTCTTAAATGCCAAACCAATGACCTCTCTAAGAATTCACTTAAGAGTTACTGGAACAAATGATGAGCTGTGGGCCCCTCTTCCCCAAGAATCCTTTAGCAGACAAGTTCAGCTACTCATAATCTGAGCGGCGAGCAGACATTATCAGGTGACTTGGCTTTGATCACTCAAAAAGCTGAAAACCGTCTTGGCAAAGGGGTGTCCTCACACACGGAAGAGTTCTTCagggcagcttttttttttttttttttttttcagggcagCTTTAAGAGCAATTGGAAAGTCTGTTTTTTTGTCAAAACAAAACCATCCACCTTTGTAGGAATGCAAAAGCCCACGTGGGTGTGAAGCCATCAGTAGTAAGCGGTCACTATCCCCTCTGGTCAGAGGACAGCGTTTGTAGAAGTGGGGCTGCCAGGCCTATTTCAGTTGTGATCTGAAGAAAGCAGCCACCTCCGAGGGGCAGAGAAGATCACCCACGTTAAAAACGGAAGGTTTCCATCAGAGGAAGGACCAGAAAGCAGTGTGCACATCTGTTTCTCAATAAATTCAAAGGCAGGGGAGCTCTCACAGCTCATGGGTTGCAGTCTCCTGAAAAGTAATGCAAAGAAGGGAAAATTCAGAAGCTATGAATGGGGGCCCCGTTGTTGGGCAGATGGCATCTTATCCAAGACAGGAGGATGATTTGGGGTCTACGTATGGTGACGTGGGGAAAGAAAGTGACGTTTTTTCAGGATGCTGTGTTTTGGCAGGAATGGGAGGGGAAAAGCCCATCGCTAAGCCTAGTTAACGAGAAACAAGTCTTGACTGGTTCTGGTTACAGCTCCTTAGTGGGCACGAGGAGGCGTGATAACGGCTGAGTTA
It contains:
- the FOXQ1 gene encoding forkhead box protein Q1, with amino-acid sequence MKLEVFGPRAGLGDKPGSDLEGAGGSDAPSPLSAAGDDSLGSDGDCAANSPAAGGGAAALAGGGERSAGAEEAGAAEAQAGAAGPGAGGAGGGEGARGKPYTRRPKPPYSYIALIAMAIRDSAGGRLTLAEINEYLMGKFPFFRGSYTGWRNSVRHNLSLNDCFVKVLRDPSRPWGKDNYWMLNPNSEYTFADGVFRRRRKRLGHRAAAPGPGLRAADAAPPPPSPAAPAPAPAPASPSVRSPARPEGRASPAGRFSGPFAIDSILSKPFRSRRSADAGPGARPPWGAGPCPPPPAFPALLPGAPAGALLPLCAFGAAEPPALGARGVEAPPLLLAPLAAPAPAKPLRGLAAGAHLYCPVRLPDALHAASARAPGPHLPGPPETLLA